In a single window of the Halobaculum lipolyticum genome:
- a CDS encoding DUF420 domain-containing protein, with the protein MSADTSTPDDRLRGFVREHTLGVAGAVSAVALAAVFATAGGLVPSGVLPRAPTGFVAAIPTLNAAVSLAAIATITVGVRAARRRDFDTHRRFMLASTALFAAFLVMYLYRIALVGTTDFGGPAVVERFVYFPLLGVHILLAVVCVPLVVYVLTLAATRPRADLLDTAHATVGRLAASLWVVSFALGVVVYALLYLVY; encoded by the coding sequence ATGAGTGCGGACACGTCCACGCCCGACGACCGACTCCGCGGGTTCGTCCGCGAGCACACGCTCGGCGTCGCCGGCGCCGTCTCGGCGGTCGCGCTCGCGGCGGTGTTCGCGACCGCCGGCGGACTCGTCCCCTCGGGGGTGCTCCCGCGCGCGCCGACGGGCTTCGTCGCGGCGATCCCGACGCTCAACGCCGCTGTCTCGCTGGCGGCCATCGCCACCATCACGGTCGGCGTGCGGGCCGCTCGCCGCCGGGACTTCGACACCCACCGGCGCTTCATGCTCGCGTCGACCGCGCTGTTCGCGGCGTTCCTCGTCATGTACCTCTACCGGATCGCGCTCGTCGGCACCACCGACTTCGGCGGTCCCGCGGTCGTCGAGCGGTTCGTCTACTTCCCGCTGCTCGGTGTCCACATCCTGCTCGCGGTCGTCTGTGTCCCGCTGGTCGTCTACGTGCTCACGCTCGCCGCGACGCGCCCGCGAGCGGACCTGCTCGACACCGCCCACGCGACGGTCGGCCGCCTCGCCGCGTCGCTGTGGGTGGTCTCGTTCGCGCTCGGGGTCGTCGTGTACGCCCTGCTGTACCTCGTGTACTGA
- the idsA3 gene encoding geranylfarnesyl diphosphate synthase, producing MAQDATAERVLAAVEQRREHVNAAIDEDLPMAEPERLYEATRYILEAGGKRLRPTAALLVGEALAEVDADDATDYRSFPALDGDEFDLMRAAVSVEVIQSFTLIHDDIMDEDDLRRGEPAVHRAYDTETAILAGDTLYAKAFELLSDTGADPANTVDAVNRLASACTRICEGQSLDVDFENRDDVTPEEYLEMVELKTAVLYGASAAIPAVLMGADDETVEALYQYGVDSGRAFQIQDDVLDLTVPSEKLGKQRGSDLVEDKETLITLHARQQGVDVDALVSAETPAMVSEAEVDDAVAVLEDAGSIAYAREMAEDLTERSKERLSVLPEGPARDLLADLADYLITRGY from the coding sequence ATGGCGCAGGACGCGACGGCAGAACGGGTGCTCGCGGCGGTCGAGCAGCGGCGCGAGCACGTCAACGCCGCCATCGACGAGGACCTCCCGATGGCCGAGCCCGAGCGGCTGTACGAGGCCACCCGGTACATCCTCGAAGCCGGCGGGAAGCGACTCCGCCCGACGGCCGCGCTGCTCGTCGGCGAGGCGCTCGCGGAGGTCGACGCCGACGACGCCACCGACTACCGGTCGTTCCCGGCGCTCGACGGCGACGAGTTCGACCTCATGCGGGCGGCGGTCAGCGTCGAGGTGATCCAGTCGTTCACCCTCATCCACGACGACATCATGGACGAGGACGACCTCCGGCGCGGCGAGCCGGCGGTCCACCGCGCGTACGACACGGAGACGGCGATCCTCGCCGGCGACACGCTGTACGCCAAAGCGTTCGAACTGCTGTCGGACACCGGCGCCGACCCCGCGAACACCGTCGACGCGGTGAACCGGCTCGCCTCCGCGTGCACGCGCATCTGCGAGGGGCAGTCGCTCGACGTCGACTTCGAGAACCGCGACGACGTGACGCCCGAGGAGTACCTGGAGATGGTCGAGCTGAAGACCGCCGTGCTGTACGGCGCGTCGGCGGCCATCCCGGCGGTGCTCATGGGCGCCGACGACGAGACGGTGGAGGCGCTGTACCAGTACGGCGTCGACTCCGGGCGCGCGTTCCAGATCCAAGACGACGTGCTGGACCTGACGGTCCCCTCGGAGAAACTCGGGAAACAGCGCGGCTCCGACCTCGTCGAGGACAAGGAGACGCTCATCACGCTCCACGCGCGCCAGCAGGGCGTCGACGTGGACGCGCTCGTCAGCGCCGAGACGCCGGCGATGGTGAGCGAGGCGGAGGTCGACGACGCCGTCGCGGTGCTCGAGGACGCCGGCTCCATCGCGTACGCCCGCGAGATGGCCGAGGACCTCACCGAGCGCTCGAAGGAGCGCCTCTCGGTGCTCCCCGAGGGTCCGGCCCGCGACCTGCTCGCCGACCTGGCCGACTACCTCATCACCCGCGGCTACTGA
- a CDS encoding 50S ribosomal protein L37e: MTGAGTPSQGKKNKTTHVKCRRCGEKSYHVKKKQCSSCGFGKSAKRRGYEWQSKAGDN, translated from the coding sequence ATGACCGGAGCCGGAACGCCGTCTCAGGGGAAGAAGAACAAGACGACGCACGTCAAGTGCCGACGCTGCGGCGAGAAGTCCTACCACGTGAAGAAGAAGCAGTGCTCCTCCTGCGGCTTCGGCAAGTCCGCCAAACGCCGCGGCTACGAGTGGCAGTCGAAAGCCGGCGACAACTGA
- a CDS encoding DMT family transporter, translating into MSSLRNAALFLALGLCWGGSFPAIEVGLTELRPLLLGAYRFDLGALVALGYVFATADDPLPRTRADRGAVVVAAVLFVVANIAFLAYGQQYTTGGVASIVYSLNPILTTFFTVWLLGEGSLDLRGYVGVALGVVGVGIVAQPSPSALGGETTVGVALVFVAAVAVSLGSVLTRRLNPESDALPRTAWGMALGAVMLHGLSLAAGEPQPLPTALSPVVLASLAFLGVFASAIAYAIYFGLLDLLGPFEINLVSYVVPVVATVAGAAVLSEPVTPLTVVGFCVVVAGFALLKREAIRRELRSRRDSYAG; encoded by the coding sequence GTGAGTTCGCTCCGCAACGCGGCGTTGTTCCTCGCGCTCGGTCTCTGTTGGGGCGGCAGTTTCCCCGCAATCGAGGTCGGCTTGACCGAACTCCGGCCGCTGTTGCTCGGCGCCTACCGCTTCGACCTCGGCGCGCTCGTCGCCCTCGGGTACGTGTTCGCGACCGCCGACGACCCGCTGCCGCGGACGCGCGCCGACCGGGGCGCGGTCGTCGTCGCCGCCGTCCTGTTCGTCGTCGCCAACATCGCCTTCCTCGCGTACGGTCAGCAGTACACGACCGGCGGGGTCGCCTCCATCGTGTACAGCCTCAACCCGATCCTCACGACGTTCTTCACCGTCTGGCTGCTGGGCGAGGGGAGTCTGGACCTCCGGGGGTACGTCGGGGTCGCCCTCGGCGTCGTCGGCGTCGGGATCGTCGCCCAGCCGTCGCCGTCGGCCCTCGGCGGCGAGACGACCGTCGGCGTGGCGCTGGTGTTCGTCGCCGCCGTCGCCGTCTCCCTCGGGAGCGTGCTCACCCGCCGGCTCAACCCGGAGTCGGACGCGCTCCCCCGCACGGCGTGGGGGATGGCGCTGGGCGCGGTGATGCTCCACGGACTGAGCCTCGCGGCCGGCGAGCCACAGCCCCTCCCGACGGCGCTGTCGCCGGTCGTGCTCGCGTCGCTGGCGTTCCTCGGCGTGTTCGCCTCGGCCATCGCCTACGCGATCTACTTCGGGCTGCTCGACCTGCTCGGGCCGTTCGAGATCAACCTCGTGAGCTACGTCGTCCCGGTGGTCGCCACGGTCGCGGGTGCCGCCGTCCTCTCGGAGCCGGTGACGCCGCTGACGGTCGTCGGGTTCTGCGTCGTCGTCGCCGGCTTCGCGCTGCTCAAACGGGAGGCGATCCGTCGTGAACTCCGCTCGCGGCGCGACAGCTACGCCGGGTAG
- the bcp gene encoding thioredoxin-dependent thiol peroxidase: MLDTGTEAPGFSLPDHVGREVSLDEFDGKRVVLYFYPRADTPGCTTEACGFRDAYDEFEARDTVVLGVSDDPVDDLTAFARKHDLPFSLLSDEDGSVAAAYDSYGEKNVFGNVVEGVFRNTYLIGPEGTIERAYEGVSPEEHADELLADIDELRGE, translated from the coding sequence ATGCTCGACACCGGCACCGAGGCGCCCGGCTTCTCGCTCCCCGACCACGTCGGCCGCGAGGTCTCGCTCGACGAGTTCGACGGCAAGCGGGTGGTCCTGTACTTCTACCCGCGGGCCGACACTCCCGGGTGTACGACCGAGGCGTGCGGCTTCCGCGACGCCTACGACGAGTTCGAGGCGCGCGACACCGTCGTGCTCGGCGTCAGCGACGACCCGGTCGACGACCTCACGGCGTTCGCGCGCAAGCACGACCTCCCGTTCAGTCTGCTCTCGGACGAGGACGGGTCGGTCGCGGCTGCGTACGACTCCTACGGCGAGAAGAACGTGTTCGGCAACGTCGTCGAGGGCGTGTTCCGCAACACGTACCTGATCGGGCCGGAGGGAACGATCGAACGCGCCTACGAGGGCGTCTCTCCCGAGGAGCACGCCGACGAGTTGCTCGCGGACATCGACGAGCTGCGCGGCGAGTAG
- a CDS encoding RNase J family beta-CASP ribonuclease: MEVEIATIGGYEEVGRQMTAVRAGDDIVVFDMGLNLSQVLIHDNVETEKMHSLDLIDMGAIPDDRVMSDMEGDVKAIVPTHGHLDHIGAISKLAHRYDAPIVSAPFTIELVKQQVKGENKFNVDNDLVKMEAGETMEIGDSGNVQLEFVHVTHSIIDAVNPVVHTPEGAVVYGLDKRMDHSPVLEDPIDMERFREIGREGNGVLAYIEDCTNAGRKGRTPSESVARRHLKDVLTSIEDYDGGIVATTFSSHVSRVSSLVEFAEEIGREPVLLGRSMEKYSGTAERLNFVDFPDDLGMYGHRKSVDRTFKRIMQEGKENYLPIVTGHQGEPRAMLTRMGRGETPYELDEGDKVVFSARVIPEPTNEGQRYQSERLLKMQGARIYDDIHVSGHLREEGHYQMLDALEPQHVIPAHQDMKGFSPYVDLAGRKGYKLGRDLHVTQNGNMIQLTE; the protein is encoded by the coding sequence ATGGAAGTAGAAATCGCGACGATCGGCGGCTACGAGGAAGTCGGTCGCCAGATGACGGCAGTTCGAGCGGGAGACGACATCGTGGTTTTCGACATGGGTCTGAACCTGAGCCAGGTGCTGATCCACGACAACGTCGAGACCGAGAAGATGCACAGCCTCGACTTGATCGACATGGGCGCCATCCCGGACGACCGGGTCATGAGCGACATGGAGGGCGACGTGAAGGCCATCGTGCCGACGCACGGCCACCTCGACCACATCGGCGCCATCTCCAAACTGGCCCACCGATACGACGCGCCCATCGTGTCGGCGCCGTTCACCATCGAACTGGTGAAACAGCAGGTGAAAGGCGAGAACAAGTTCAACGTCGACAACGACCTCGTCAAGATGGAGGCCGGCGAGACGATGGAGATCGGCGACTCCGGCAACGTCCAGCTCGAGTTCGTCCACGTCACCCACTCCATCATCGACGCGGTCAACCCGGTCGTCCACACGCCCGAGGGCGCCGTCGTCTACGGGCTGGACAAGCGCATGGACCATTCGCCGGTCCTCGAGGACCCCATCGACATGGAGCGATTCCGCGAGATCGGCCGCGAGGGTAACGGCGTCCTCGCGTACATCGAGGACTGTACGAACGCCGGCCGGAAGGGCCGCACCCCCTCCGAGTCCGTCGCTCGTCGCCACTTGAAGGACGTGCTCACGTCCATCGAGGACTACGACGGCGGCATCGTCGCCACCACGTTCTCCTCGCACGTGTCGCGCGTCTCCTCGCTCGTCGAGTTCGCCGAGGAGATCGGCCGCGAGCCGGTGTTGCTCGGCCGCTCGATGGAGAAGTACAGCGGCACCGCCGAGCGCCTGAACTTCGTCGACTTCCCGGACGACCTGGGGATGTACGGCCACCGGAAGTCGGTGGACCGCACGTTCAAGCGGATCATGCAGGAGGGCAAGGAGAACTACCTGCCCATCGTCACGGGCCACCAGGGCGAGCCGCGCGCGATGCTCACCCGCATGGGCCGCGGCGAGACCCCGTACGAACTGGACGAGGGCGACAAGGTCGTGTTCTCGGCCCGGGTCATCCCGGAGCCGACGAACGAGGGGCAGCGCTACCAGTCCGAGCGCCTCCTGAAGATGCAGGGCGCGCGCATCTACGACGACATCCACGTGTCGGGCCACCTCCGCGAGGAGGGGCACTACCAGATGCTCGACGCGCTGGAGCCGCAACACGTCATCCCGGCCCACCAGGACATGAAGGGCTTCTCGCCGTACGTCGACCTCGCCGGGCGCAAGGGGTACAAGCTCGGGCGTGACCTCCACGTCACGCAGAACGGCAACATGATCCAGCTGACCGAGTGA
- the purF gene encoding amidophosphoribosyltransferase yields MPQGDPGEGTSAPVTSLTEPLGDGEREPTPVDGPTEKCGVVGVSLADRAAARPLYYSLYALQHRGQDSAGIATHDGFQQHSHVEMGLVGDAFSQSDLDSLAGSAGIGHVRYPTAGGVNACCAQPFSVSFKSGALGLAHNGNLVNADEIRDELAGVGHAFTSQGDTEVIAHDLARNLLESDLIRAVKRTMSRIHGSYSLTVMHDDTVIGVRDPQGNRPLCIGELEDGYVIASESAAIDTLDGELVRDVKPGELVVLEADGSGFDSYQLFEEEHSAHCFFEHVYFARPDSVIDDTLVYEARRDLGRALWEEAGVDSDVVMPVPDSGRAFASGYADAAAEDGAGVEFAEGLMKNRYVGRTFIMPSQDERERAVRLKLNPIRSTVEGRTVTLIDDSIVRGTTSTQLVQLLRDAGAEEVHVRIGAPAIVAPCYMGIDMATREELIAADRSVEEVREEIGADSLSYLSIDAVAGALESTRADLCLGCVTGEYPYDIDGEPTDRDVQRPAVSEAPADD; encoded by the coding sequence ATGCCACAGGGCGACCCCGGGGAGGGTACGTCGGCGCCGGTCACATCGCTCACGGAACCGCTCGGCGACGGCGAGCGCGAGCCGACCCCCGTCGACGGGCCGACGGAGAAGTGCGGCGTCGTCGGCGTCTCGCTGGCCGACCGCGCCGCCGCGCGGCCGCTGTACTACTCGCTGTACGCGCTCCAACACCGCGGGCAGGACTCGGCGGGGATCGCCACCCACGACGGCTTCCAACAGCACAGCCACGTCGAGATGGGGCTTGTCGGCGACGCGTTCTCGCAGTCGGACCTCGACAGCCTCGCCGGCTCGGCGGGCATCGGGCACGTCCGCTACCCGACCGCCGGCGGCGTGAACGCGTGCTGTGCCCAGCCGTTCTCGGTGTCGTTCAAGTCCGGCGCGCTCGGACTCGCGCACAACGGGAACCTCGTCAACGCCGACGAGATCCGGGACGAACTCGCGGGCGTCGGCCACGCGTTCACCTCGCAGGGCGACACGGAGGTGATCGCCCACGACCTCGCGCGCAACCTCCTCGAATCGGACCTGATCCGCGCCGTCAAGCGGACGATGAGCCGGATCCACGGCTCCTACTCGCTGACGGTGATGCACGACGACACCGTCATCGGCGTGCGCGACCCGCAGGGGAACCGCCCGCTGTGCATCGGGGAACTGGAGGACGGCTACGTCATCGCCAGCGAGTCCGCGGCGATCGACACGCTCGACGGCGAACTCGTCCGGGACGTGAAACCCGGCGAACTCGTCGTGCTGGAGGCGGACGGCAGCGGCTTCGACTCGTACCAACTGTTCGAAGAGGAGCACAGCGCCCACTGCTTCTTCGAGCACGTCTACTTCGCCCGCCCGGACTCCGTCATCGACGACACGCTCGTGTACGAGGCCCGACGCGACCTCGGCCGGGCGCTGTGGGAGGAAGCGGGCGTCGACTCCGACGTCGTCATGCCGGTGCCGGACTCGGGTCGGGCGTTCGCCTCCGGCTACGCCGACGCGGCCGCCGAGGACGGCGCGGGCGTGGAGTTCGCGGAGGGGCTGATGAAGAACCGCTACGTCGGGCGGACGTTCATCATGCCGAGCCAGGACGAGCGCGAGCGCGCGGTACGGCTCAAGCTGAACCCGATCCGTTCGACGGTCGAGGGGCGGACGGTCACGCTCATCGACGACTCCATCGTGCGCGGGACGACGTCGACCCAGTTGGTCCAACTGCTGCGGGACGCCGGCGCCGAGGAGGTCCACGTCAGGATCGGCGCGCCGGCCATCGTCGCGCCGTGTTACATGGGGATCGACATGGCGACCCGCGAGGAACTGATCGCGGCGGACCGCTCGGTCGAGGAGGTGCGCGAGGAGATCGGCGCCGACTCGCTGTCGTACCTGTCGATCGACGCCGTCGCGGGGGCGTTGGAGTCGACGCGGGCGGACCTGTGTCTCGGCTGTGTCACCGGCGAGTACCCGTACGACATCGACGGCGAGCCGACCGACCGCGACGTACAGCGGCCCGCAGTGAGCGAGGCGCCCGCGGACGACTAG
- a CDS encoding LSM domain-containing protein, with translation MTGRPLDVLEESLDAPVTVHLKDGSANFGVLAGYDQHMNVVLDPTELEGSTDDEVEDTTIIRGDNVVSINV, from the coding sequence ATGACTGGCCGCCCGCTCGACGTGCTCGAGGAGTCGCTAGACGCGCCGGTGACCGTCCACCTGAAGGACGGCTCCGCCAACTTCGGCGTCCTCGCAGGCTACGACCAGCACATGAACGTCGTGCTCGACCCCACCGAGTTGGAAGGCTCGACGGACGACGAAGTGGAAGACACAACGATTATCCGTGGCGACAACGTCGTCTCGATCAACGTATGA
- a CDS encoding DHH family phosphoesterase: MGKCIICGASVDGRICSSHEEDVVFEFRGNDPQQLVRNRFYTGVVDGYADFGVFIDLSSNVTGLLHRSELDKRLESLDWEPGDTVFVQVKNVRDNGDVDLAWSIRQSEREFRGALLQEGTTELERDDDDGDDDDGGSGVTHKPTPDEPGQGGDDGSADDSSTDDGGDDAGGDAADETDATGADAGSDDGSSDDDGIEAVREREQATPDGEIERVGIGTLSDRVGDEVRIEGEVVGARQTGGPTVFELRDETGVVDCAAFVQAGVRAYPEIEVGDVVRLDGEVEVRRNEIQVETEALATLEGNEAEAVRRRLADAVTDEARPDDLVTLGEHDAVDAVADDLLDAAETVRRAVIESRPVVVRHSATADGYVAGAAVERAVLPLIREEHAKSDAEYHYFTRRPLDEPVYDMDAATKDATRMLQDRDRHDEKLPLVLLLGTGSTRESRDGLDLLGVYGAERVVVDAATADEEVAEGVATLVNPGLAGADAADLTTGALASVLAATVNDDVVDDLAHLPAVSYWEGTPATYTDLADDAGRDAERVAELREAVALEAYYQSYQDKRELITDILFGAEGGDLAGHIAGQFREKLETELDTAEANIEEREVDGLAFATLDADAFSHRFDFPSTTLLADELQRRSDRDATVVYGTDELYVRADGDVDVRSAAGDAAMSVPDAGVTAVGVRQGRIEYLAGRRDAVTDAVVDAVAGQLQ; encoded by the coding sequence ATGGGTAAGTGTATCATCTGTGGTGCGTCCGTGGACGGGCGCATCTGCTCCTCCCACGAGGAGGACGTCGTCTTCGAGTTCCGCGGCAACGACCCCCAACAGCTCGTCAGGAACCGGTTCTACACCGGCGTCGTCGACGGCTACGCCGACTTCGGCGTGTTCATCGACCTGTCGTCCAACGTCACCGGTCTCCTCCACCGCTCGGAGCTGGACAAGCGGCTCGAGTCGCTGGACTGGGAGCCGGGCGACACCGTGTTCGTGCAGGTGAAGAACGTCCGCGACAACGGCGACGTCGACCTCGCGTGGTCGATCCGCCAGTCCGAGCGCGAGTTCCGCGGCGCCCTCCTCCAGGAGGGGACCACGGAACTGGAGCGGGACGACGACGACGGCGACGACGACGACGGCGGGTCGGGCGTCACCCACAAGCCGACCCCGGACGAGCCGGGGCAGGGCGGCGACGACGGGAGCGCCGACGATAGCTCGACCGACGACGGCGGCGACGATGCGGGCGGCGACGCCGCCGACGAGACGGACGCGACCGGCGCGGACGCCGGCAGCGACGACGGGTCGAGCGACGACGACGGCATCGAAGCCGTTCGCGAGCGCGAACAGGCAACCCCCGACGGGGAAATCGAGCGCGTCGGGATCGGCACGCTCTCGGACCGCGTCGGCGACGAGGTGCGCATCGAGGGCGAGGTCGTCGGCGCGCGCCAGACGGGCGGGCCGACGGTGTTCGAACTGCGCGACGAGACGGGCGTCGTCGACTGCGCGGCGTTCGTGCAGGCGGGCGTCCGGGCGTACCCCGAGATCGAGGTCGGCGACGTCGTCCGCCTCGACGGCGAGGTCGAGGTCCGACGCAACGAGATCCAGGTGGAGACGGAGGCGCTCGCGACGCTAGAGGGAAACGAAGCTGAGGCGGTCCGGCGCCGCCTCGCCGACGCCGTCACCGACGAGGCACGGCCGGACGACCTCGTCACGCTGGGCGAGCACGACGCCGTCGACGCCGTCGCCGACGACCTGCTCGACGCCGCAGAGACCGTCCGCCGGGCGGTCATCGAGTCGCGCCCCGTCGTGGTGCGTCACTCGGCGACGGCCGACGGCTACGTCGCCGGCGCCGCCGTCGAGCGCGCCGTCCTCCCGCTGATCCGCGAGGAACACGCCAAGAGCGACGCCGAGTACCACTACTTCACGCGGCGGCCGCTCGACGAGCCGGTGTACGACATGGACGCCGCGACGAAGGACGCGACGCGGATGCTGCAGGACCGCGACCGCCACGACGAGAAGCTGCCGCTCGTGCTCCTGCTCGGGACGGGGTCGACGCGCGAGTCGCGCGACGGACTCGACCTGCTGGGCGTGTACGGCGCCGAGCGCGTCGTCGTCGACGCCGCGACCGCCGACGAGGAGGTCGCCGAGGGCGTCGCGACGCTCGTCAACCCCGGGCTGGCCGGCGCCGACGCCGCGGACCTGACGACCGGCGCGCTCGCGTCGGTGCTGGCGGCGACGGTGAACGACGACGTGGTCGACGACCTCGCGCACCTCCCCGCGGTGAGCTACTGGGAGGGGACGCCCGCGACGTACACCGACCTCGCCGACGACGCCGGCCGCGACGCCGAGCGCGTCGCCGAACTCCGCGAGGCGGTCGCGCTGGAGGCGTACTACCAGAGCTACCAGGACAAGCGCGAACTCATCACGGACATCCTGTTCGGCGCCGAGGGCGGCGACCTCGCCGGCCACATCGCCGGGCAGTTCCGCGAGAAGCTGGAGACCGAACTCGACACCGCCGAGGCGAACATCGAGGAGCGCGAGGTCGACGGCCTCGCGTTCGCGACGCTGGACGCCGACGCGTTCAGCCACCGGTTCGACTTCCCCTCCACCACGCTGCTGGCTGACGAACTCCAGCGCCGGAGCGACCGCGACGCGACGGTCGTGTACGGCACCGACGAACTGTACGTGCGCGCCGACGGCGACGTCGACGTGCGCTCGGCCGCCGGCGACGCGGCGATGTCCGTACCCGACGCGGGCGTCACCGCCGTCGGCGTCCGGCAGGGTCGCATCGAGTACCTCGCGGGCCGCCGCGACGCGGTGACCGACGCCGTCGTCGACGCGGTGGCTGGGCAGTTGCAGTAA
- a CDS encoding YIP1 family protein, translating into MTTWVENPEGGRARGTGAVARAWAEVLVRPRRFFANGVAPGDQAPGLVFAVCVAVAFAGVRFVLDPATIPTAFGGPGVSAAVSLLFVAVFVAPASLHLVAALQTVLLILFVRDRAGISETVQVLAYASAPCALAGPPVPELRAACALYGAGLLALGIREVHDTSTVRAALATALPAALVFGVGFRGFAAAETLLTRWYVI; encoded by the coding sequence GTGACGACGTGGGTCGAGAACCCCGAGGGGGGACGGGCACGCGGGACGGGCGCGGTCGCACGCGCGTGGGCGGAGGTGCTCGTTCGCCCGAGGCGCTTCTTCGCGAACGGCGTCGCCCCCGGCGACCAGGCGCCCGGGCTGGTGTTCGCCGTCTGCGTCGCCGTCGCGTTCGCCGGCGTGCGGTTCGTCCTCGACCCGGCCACGATCCCGACCGCCTTCGGCGGGCCGGGCGTCTCGGCGGCCGTCTCGTTGCTGTTCGTCGCCGTGTTCGTCGCGCCCGCCTCCCTCCACTTGGTCGCGGCGCTCCAGACGGTGTTGCTCATCCTGTTCGTCCGCGACCGCGCGGGGATCAGCGAGACCGTGCAGGTGCTGGCGTACGCGAGCGCCCCCTGTGCGCTCGCCGGACCGCCGGTCCCGGAGCTTCGGGCGGCGTGTGCGCTGTACGGCGCGGGGCTGCTCGCGCTCGGGATCCGCGAGGTCCACGACACCTCGACCGTGCGGGCGGCGCTCGCGACGGCGCTGCCGGCGGCACTGGTGTTCGGTGTCGGATTCCGGGGGTTCGCTGCCGCGGAGACGCTGTTGACGCGGTGGTACGTCATCTGA
- a CDS encoding thymidine kinase has protein sequence MHQITGSGWIEVISGSMFSGKTEELLRRLRRAEIAGQEIAVFTPALDDRYGETTIGSHNGRSWEASVVDNEGDGPWDVTDGLNGEMVVAIDEANFFSDALVDVCQALAEDDRRVIVSGTDQTYRGEPFDPLPDLMAVAEYVDKLQAICAVCGEPATRNQRLIEGDPAHEDDPTYLVGAEESYEARCRDCHVVRRD, from the coding sequence ATGCATCAGATCACCGGCTCCGGCTGGATCGAGGTCATCTCGGGGTCGATGTTCTCCGGGAAGACCGAGGAGCTGCTCCGCCGGCTCCGGCGCGCGGAGATCGCGGGCCAGGAGATCGCCGTCTTCACGCCCGCGCTCGACGACCGCTACGGGGAGACGACCATCGGGTCGCACAACGGCCGCTCGTGGGAGGCGAGCGTCGTCGACAACGAGGGCGACGGGCCGTGGGACGTCACCGACGGCCTGAACGGGGAGATGGTCGTCGCGATCGACGAGGCGAACTTCTTCTCGGACGCGCTCGTCGACGTCTGTCAGGCGCTCGCGGAAGACGACCGCCGCGTCATCGTCTCCGGCACCGACCAGACGTACCGGGGGGAGCCGTTCGACCCCCTGCCGGACCTGATGGCCGTCGCCGAGTACGTCGACAAACTGCAGGCGATCTGTGCGGTGTGTGGCGAGCCGGCGACCCGGAACCAACGACTCATCGAGGGCGACCCCGCCCACGAGGACGACCCGACGTACCTCGTCGGCGCCGAGGAGAGCTACGAGGCGCGCTGTCGCGACTGCCACGTCGTCCGCCGCGACTGA